The Mycolicibacterium insubricum DNA segment GCGCCGAAGAACGCCACCAGGTAGTCCAGGTTCTGCGGGCAGAGGATGGCGACCCGGTCCCCGGGCTGGGTGACCTGCTGCAGGCGGGCGGCGACGGCCTTGTTACGGGCGCTGAATTCGGCCCAGTTCAGGTCGTGCGCGACGCCGTCGCGTTCGGTCGAGAAGTCCAGGAAGCGGTAGGCCAGCTGGTCGCCGCGCACCTTCGCCCACTTCTCCACGTGCCCCACGATGCTGGCTCCCTCGGGAAACACGATCTTCCCGTCCTTGAGGAAGGGATTGTGGAACGCCATCTACCTGTCTCCTGTCAGCCCGGTCTGCACAGGTCCGCACGCCAGGTGGGCAGGCAAACCTCACAGATCGTACCGAGGCACGGGTGCGCCGCGACGTTTCCGCGAACACACCCGCACCCCGCCGCACGGTCTTAAATTCCTCTTAATGTTACTGGTCAGGATTTTGCCCGCCAAATCGCCCCGCCGGTGAGTCGGGAGAGCCTTAGTCGCTTCTCCGACTCCTGGCCGACTCCTCCCGCCTCGTCCCTCGGCGCTTCGTCGTCAGCCGGTCACCCGTGCTTGGGATGCGGGGCGTTGTCGATCAGGTTCTTGGCCCAGTTCTGCGTCCAGTCGGTGGCCGTCGCACCGTTGAGCACCCAGAAGTCCGGCGTCCCATACATGGCGTGCACCGGCTGGCCCGCTCCCCCGGCGAGGGTGTTGAGCGTCTCCGGCAGGTTGGTGACGTTGAACGCGCCGACGGGCGCATCGCAGATCAGGTCGCCGGGGGCGCAGATCTGGTTGGTGCGGTCGTCGAGTTTGCCGAAGCCGCCGGGCCGCGGGCCGGTCATGGTCAGCCCCATGCCGGACAGGAACGGCACCTCCGCCAGCGTGATCTCCGCGCCCTGGCCGGCCGGGTCGGGCCCGATATGCTGGCCGACGCCGGTCTGGCGGCGGCCGTCGGCGATCAACGTCACACCGAGCACCAGGTCCTCGTCGACCGGGCCCCGGCCGTTGCCGATGTCCCCGGCGATGTCACCGGCGATCACCGCACCCTGGGAGAAGCCGACCAGTACATAGCTGGTCAGCGGGCACTTCTCCGCCATCGCGGCCAGGGCGGCCTTGGTCGCCCGGTTGCCCTCGTCGCGGCTGGCGTTGTAGCTGATCTGGTTGTCCTGGGCGAACGGATTGTGGAACTGCGCGGTGTAGGGGACGGTGTACACCTGCACCCGGTCGGCGCCGAAATCATCGCCGATCACCCGCGACATCGGCAGCAACAGTGCGTGCGGGAACTGGATACCCGGATGCGCGGTGTCGTCGGTCGGGGAGGACTCCCAGGTGCCCGGGATCACCACCATCTGCACGTCCGGGCAGCTGGCGTCCTGGAACTCCGGGCGCGGTTTCTTGCCCGGCGTCGTGGGCGGTGTGACGACGACGCCCGGCTGCTGTCCGGCCTGACCCCCGGTCGGGGTCTTGCGCGCCTGGATCCAGACCAGCGTCAACACCAGCCCCACCGCGATGGACACCGCGGCGGCCGCCGCCAGGGCGAGCACGATCCGGCGGCGCCGCTGGGCGGGCGTCGCCTTACCGGCCGACTTCCTGCCGGTCGATTTCTTCGTCGACTTCTTCGCGCGGGCCATCAATCTCCCTGCCAGTACTTCGGGCGCCCCGCGGGCGCGCTGATTCCAAACTACCGGTCCGCCTGACTACGGTCCGGTCGCCGGCAGCCCGGTGTACTTGTCGCCCTTGAGCGGCGGGGTCGGCAAACCGCAGCGGGCCAGTTCGACCTCGGGCACCCGGTCGATGCGATAGCGGGTGAAGTCGGCGGCGTGCATCACGTTGGACAGGAACCGGCGCGGTCCCATCGGCCCGCGGATCGCGGACAGCATCGCTTCGGTCGCCGGGCACTTCAGCGCCGCCTGGGCCTCGATCACCCAGTTCTCGTCCAGGTAGGTCGGCAGGTACGGCGGCTCCTTGAGGAACGGCCCCTCGGCGACGGCCCAATCCGGGAACAGGTCCTTATCGTGCCCGATCCGGCCGTCCTCGATCCGCTGGGTGTGCATCGCGATGGGGTTGATCAGCCCGATCTGGTCGATGATCCTGATATCGAGCCCGACGTTCATGCCGAGCATGCCCATGTTGGTGAAGAAGACGGTGTGCGGCCCGATGTAGTCCGGTGTCCGCTCGGCGTCCGGCGGCGGGATGGCCGGCACCACGTCCCACTGGTCGTAGTTGCCCGACGGCAGCAGCAGCGCGCCGTCGGGGGTGTTGGCGATGGCCACCAGCACCGCGCGCATCCGTGGGTAGTTGAGGTAGTCCGCCGCGGTCAGCGGATGCGCGTGCCCGGTGGCCTGGGAGTAGAAGCGGCGCTCGTCGACGATGCCACTGTGGGTGACCCAGGTGCCGTCGCGACCCAGGCCGGGCGAGTTGGCCGCCCACAGCGACCAGCCCAGCAGCGACATCCACAGCACCGTCGTCGCACCGGCCAGCAGGTAGCCGGCCTCGCGGGAGATCTTGGTGCCGTCGGGAACCACGACGGGGATGACGGCCAGCGGCACCAGCATGCAGAACAGCGGGATCAGCAGCACCCGGCCGTGCATGAAGTCACCGCCCTGGCGGATCCAGTACACGGCCTGGACGAGCCCGGCGAACACGAACAGCCCGACGACCACCAGCGGGGCCTGCAGGGTGCGGGTCAACCGGGACGACCCGGCGGGGGCGCGGTGGCGCACCCACCACGGCCGGCTGCGCACCACCAGCAGCACCGCGCCCAGCCCCAGCAGCAGCACCGCCGGGATCCACAGCAGATACGGGTTGGCAAAGTTGGACAGGTACAGCGCGCCCTGCGCCCATTTCGCGCCGGAGGCGTCCTTGGCGACGGCCGGGCTCGGCACCAGCATGCCGTAGTAGCCCATCCGGAAAATCTGGTAGCCGACCGGCAGCAGGCCACCGGCGACGACGACAAGCAGCTTGCGCCGCCAGCCGGGGGAGGCCAGCAGCAACAGGATCAGGGCCAGGCCGCCGAGGAGCGCGAGCTCGGGGCGCACCAGCACCGAGAACCCGGCGACGGCCGACACCGCGGCCAGGAACACCGGGCCGTCGGGGGCGCCCTGCCCGGGCCCGGCGGTGCGCAGCCGCTGTGACCAGCAGACCATCATCCACCAGAGGACGCCGATGTAGGTCAGCGCCAGCCCGTTCTCCAGGCCGGAGGTGGCAAAGTCACGTGCCGGCGGCACCGCGATGTAGACGACGGCCCCGGCGGGCAGCAGCAGGGCGCGACGGCCCACCAGGCTCGGTGCGTACAGCCGGGCCGCGCCGAGCATGGCCAGCGCGACACCGGCGACGCTCAGGGCCAGAGCCAGGGCCAGGGCCACGTACTCCAGCCGGACCGGGCCGCCGACCCAGCCGCCCAGGTACATCAGGTAGGTCCAGGCCGTCGACGTGTTGGCCTCGACGCGTTCCCCGGCGTTGAACACAGGCCCGTTGCCGGCCAGCAGGTTGCGCACGGTCCGCAGCACGATCAGGCCGTCGTCGGCGATCCACCGGCGCTGCCAGGCGCCCCACGCGAACAGCAGCGAAACCACCAGCACCGAGCAGCCGAGGCTGATCCGGACCGAGGCCGAGTACGGGAATTTGGGCCAGCTCACCGCGGCCGTCACCGCGGGAGCCCGCTCAGTGGAGGAAGATCGCCGCAATGACGGACCCGATCCAGGCGACGGCCAGAATCTGCAGCACTCGGTCGCCGAGAGCGATGTCCTCGGGCTCGCCGGCTTCCCCGCCGTCGACGTCGACGGCGTAACGCAGGATCGCGATGGTGAACGGGATCATCGACACCGCGTACCAGGCGCCGCCGGTGGCGGCGTCCCGCTCGAACGCCCACAGGCCGTAGCAGAGCACCACCGCGGTCGCCGACAGCGTCCAGACGAACCGCAGGTAGCTGCCGGTGTAGCTCTCCAGCGACTTGCGGATCTTGGCGCCGGTGCGTTCGGCGAGCTGCAGTTCCGCGTAGCGCTTGCCGGCTGCCATGAACAGCGAACCGAAGGCCATCACCAGCAGGAACCACTGGGACAGCGGGATGCCCGCGGCCGCGCCACCGGCAATCGCCCGAATCAGGTAGGCCGACGAGACGATGCAGATGTCCAGCACGGCCTGGTGCTTGAGTCCGAAGCAGTAGGCCAGCTGCATCGCCAGGTAGATCGCGATGACCAGCGCCAGGTTGGGGTTGACGACGAAGTAGCTGACGCCCAGCGCGACGACGGCGAGGACGGCGGCGATCACGTACGCGAGCCACTCGGGCACCACCCCGGCGGCGATCGGCCGGTACCGCTTGGTCGGGTGGGCGCGGTCGGCCTCGACGTCGCGGGCGTCGTTGACCAGGTAGATCGACGACGCGGCCAGGCTGAACACCACGAAGGCGATGCCGACGCGGATGAAAACCTGCTTGTAGTCGTATTCCTTGTCGACACCGAGGGCGGCCAGCGGCGCGGCCAACACCAGTAGGTTCTTCACCCACTGGCGGGGCCGCATCGCCTTGATGACACCGGTCACCACGTTCGACGGCGGGCCCGCCTGCTTGGTGGTGCTCATGCCTCGTCTCCTGCCAGTCGGTCAGCGACCCGCGCAGTGGTGGCGGCCACCGCGGTTCCGACCAGCGCCCCGGCGACGACGTCGCTCGGATAGTGCACACCGGCCACCATGCGCGACAGCGCCATCGGCGGGACCAGCAGCCACGGCAGCCGGGATCCGGTGGCGCGGGCCATCAGAGCCGCGGCGGCGGCCGTCGACGTGGCGTGCGCGGACGGGAAGCTCAGTTGGCTGGGGGTGCCGACGTTGACCGCGATCGCCGGGTGCGACGGGCGCTGCCGGCGCACGATGCGCTTGATGACGACGGCCGCCGCGTGCGCGGCGAAGGTACCGGCGATCATGGCCAGCCAGTCGCGGCGGTGCCGCCGGGAAACCAGCACGCCCACCGCGCCGATGCCCAGCCAGCCGAGCGCGTGCTCACCGAAGTGCGACAGCGCGCGGGCCGCCGGCAGCACTCCGGGCCGGCCGGACAGCCCGGCCTGGACCAGGATCAGCGCCATCTCCTCGGGGTTCGGCGCCTCGATCACCTCGACGGCTTCGGCGCCGGGCGCCCCGACCGTCTGCGTCTCGGTAGCCTGCGTCTCGGCAGCTTGAGTTTCGGCAGCTTGAGTTTCGTCGGTCTCAGGCATCGGTGCGCCGATCGGCAGCGCCCCGGTCAACAGCGTCCCGATCGAACAAGACGGTCTCCCACTTCTGCTGGCTGGACAGCACCGGAAGGGCATCCCGGTAGATCCGGCGCATGGTGTCGAACTTACGGGCCAGCTTGGCCTGGCGGCGCAGCGACTCACGCAGCAGTTCGGCGGCCTTGGCCCGGTCCCGCTGCCGGTACACGACTCCGCGGCCGTCGGCCGTGGTGACGGTGACGCCGTCGGCCTTGCACAGCAGGAACCAGCGGGCATCCTGGGTGGGCACGTTCAGCTGGGGCCGCTGGTGGGCGGCTTCATCGGTCGGGCGCATCTGGTGCAGCAGCCCCTGTGCCAGCCGCAGCGCGATCATCGGCTTGGCCACCGGCGGGCGGTGCACCCGGACCCGGCCCGACGGCGCGGGCAGGGCGGTGGCACCGGGCAGCACGACGGCATCCGGGTACTGCTTGCGCAGCTTGTGCACGTCGGGCAGCGCCGATTCCAGGATGGAGAAGATGTGCTCGGGCCCGGCCAGGAAGTCGTCGATCGCCTTGTTCTGGATAGCGACGGTGGAGTACTCCAGGCACATCAGGTGCTTGACGGTGGCCTTGAAGTGGCTGGCGATCAGGCCGCGGACGTCGCCGTCCCAGTGCATGGCGGCCACCACCAGCCGGTTGCGCAGGTGGAAGTACGCCTGCCAGTCGATGGCGTCGTCCTTGTCGCTCCACGCCATGTGCCAGATCGCGGTGCCCGGCATGGTGACCGTCGGGTAGCCGTGCTCGGCGGCGCGCAGCCCGTATTCAACGTCGTCCCACTTGATGAACAGCGGCACCGGCTGGCCGAGTTCCTCGGCCACCGCCCGCGGGATCATGCACATCCACCAGCCGTTGAAGTCGACGTCGATGCGGCGGTGCAGCAGCAAGCTCTTGGCGTTGTCGGGGGAGTCGTCGATCAGCGGGTGCTTGGCGAAGTCGTGGTCGTACTCGGTGAACGGCGCGTTGGTCCACATGAAGTTGGCCCGGTTGACCACCTCGCCCATGACGTGCAGGTGCGACGGTTCCTGCAGGTTGAGCATCTGGCCGCCGATCAGCGTCGGCGACTTGGCGAACCGGGACAGCGCCAGCGCCCGCAGGATCGAGTCCGGCTCGATGCGGATGTCGTCGTCCATGAACAGGATCTGGGCGCAGTCGGTGGTGCGCAGCGCCTCCATCATCACCCGGCTGTAGCCGCCGGAGCCGCCGAGGTTGGGCTGGTTGTGGATGGTCAGCCGGTCGCCCAGCGGCGCGGCGGCGGCCGCGAAGCCCGGGTGGTCCTTGGCCTTGCTGGTGCCCTGGTCGGACACGATGACCGCACCGATGACGGCGTCGACCAGCGGGTCCGAGGTCAGGGCGGCCAGTGCGCTGACGGCGTCCGCCGGCCGGTTGAACGTCGGGATGCCGACGGCGACGTCGGCGCGGCCCGGCGCCTCCACCGGCGCGTACCAGGCCGCGCTGTGCACGGTGGTGGCGGTGTCGGTGGTGATGTCGAACCAGATCCAGCCACCGTCCTCGAACGGGGCGAGGCTGATCTCGAATTCGACCACCCCCGGCACGTCGGGGCTCGCAACCGGGGCGCCGCTGACGGTGATCCGGGCGCCGGTGGCCTTGGATCGGTACACGTCGACGCGGGCCGAACCGGTCAGTTCCACTCGCAGCACCACCGCGTCCAGGGTCGACCAGCGTCGCCAGTAGCTGGCCGGGAACGCGTTGAAGTAGGTGGCGAAGGACACCTCGGATTCGGCGCCGATCTCCAGGCTGGTGCGCGTGGGCGCGTGCGCGCGGCGCGCGTTGGTGTCGGACTCGACGATGTAGAGCTTCCGGACGTCCAGCGGTTCGCCTGGCCGGGGCAGGATGACCCGGGACAGCAGGCTGACGGCCCGGGATTCGTCGGAGCTGATCGGGCCGTTGGGGATGTCGCTCATGATGAGGCGCCTTCGTTGTCGGGCGGGGACAGTGGCGTTCCGTCGCGCAGGTGCGGGGCCAGCACGTTGTCGAACATGCTCAGCGCACTGGCGATCGCCATGTGCATGTCCAGGTACTGGTAGGTGCCCAGCCGGCCGCCGAACAGCACCCCGGCGGTGGCGGTTTCAGCCTTGGCGCGGGCCCGGTAAGCGGCCAGCAGTTCCCGGTCGGCTTCGGTGTTGATCGGGTAGTACGGTTCGTCGTCGTCGGCGGCGAACCGGGAGAACTCCCGCATGATGACGGTCTTGTCGTCGGGGTATTCGCGTTCAGGGTGGAAGTGGCGGAACTCGTGGATGCGGGTGAACGGGACGTCCGGGTCGTTGTAGTTCATCACCGGGGTGCCCTGGAAGTCACCGGTGGCCAGCACCTCGACCTCGAAGTCCAGGGTGCGCCAGCCCAGCCGGCCGTCGGCGTAGTCGAAGTAGCGGTCCAGGGGCCCGGTGTACACGACGGGGGCGTCGGGGTTCTCGGCGCGCAGCTGATCGCGCACCTCGAACCAGTCGGTGTCGAGGCGGACGTCGATGCGCTCATCGGCGGCCATGTTCTCCAGCCAGGCGGTGTAGCCGTCGACGGGCAGGCCCTCGTAGATGTCGTTGAAGTACCGGTTGTCGAAGGTGTAGCGCACCGGCAGCCGGGTGATGTTGGCCGCCGGCAGCTCGCGCGGGTCGGTCTGCCACTGCTTGGCGGTGTAGCCCTTGACGAACGCCTCATACAGCGGGCGGCCGATCAGCGAGATGGCCTTCTCTTCCAGGTTCGTCGCGTCGGCGGTGTCGATCTCGGCGGCCTGCTCGGCGATCAGCGCGCGGGCCTCGTCGGGGCTGAAGTAGCGGCCGAAGAACTGACTGACCAGGCCCAGGCCCATCGGGAACTGGTAGGCCTGCCCGTCGTGCATGGCGAAGACCCGGTGCTGGTAGCCGGTGAAGTCGGTGAACTGGTTGACGTAGTCCCACACCCGCTTGTTCGAGGTGTGGAACAGGTGCGCGCCGTAGCGGTGGATCTCGATGCCGGTCTGCGGCTCGGGCTCGGAGTAGGCGTTGCCGCCGATGTGCGGCCGTCGTTCGACGACGAGGACCCGTTTGCCCAGCTGAGTGGCCGCCCGTTCGGCGATCGTCAGGCCGAAGAACCCGGAGCCGACAACGAGGAGGTCGAAGCGATCATTCATCGGCTGCAAGGGTATCCGACTGCTCGCCGGGCGACGTTCAAGCGGCGGTCCCAACGGCCAACCGGTCACCCGAGCCCGAACCCGCCGCGATGAGGAGCCCGGCCATCAAGCACCGCCGAGCGACGATCAAGCGGCGGTCCCAACGGCCAACCGGTCACCCGAGCCCGAACCCGCCGCGATGAGGAGCCCGGCCATCAAGCACCGCCGAGCGACGATCAAGCGGCGGTCCCAACGGCCAACCGGTCACCCGAGCCCGAACCCGCCGCGATGAGGAGCCCGGCCATCAAGCACCGCCGGGCGA contains these protein-coding regions:
- a CDS encoding glycosyltransferase → MSDIPNGPISSDESRAVSLLSRVILPRPGEPLDVRKLYIVESDTNARRAHAPTRTSLEIGAESEVSFATYFNAFPASYWRRWSTLDAVVLRVELTGSARVDVYRSKATGARITVSGAPVASPDVPGVVEFEISLAPFEDGGWIWFDITTDTATTVHSAAWYAPVEAPGRADVAVGIPTFNRPADAVSALAALTSDPLVDAVIGAVIVSDQGTSKAKDHPGFAAAAAPLGDRLTIHNQPNLGGSGGYSRVMMEALRTTDCAQILFMDDDIRIEPDSILRALALSRFAKSPTLIGGQMLNLQEPSHLHVMGEVVNRANFMWTNAPFTEYDHDFAKHPLIDDSPDNAKSLLLHRRIDVDFNGWWMCMIPRAVAEELGQPVPLFIKWDDVEYGLRAAEHGYPTVTMPGTAIWHMAWSDKDDAIDWQAYFHLRNRLVVAAMHWDGDVRGLIASHFKATVKHLMCLEYSTVAIQNKAIDDFLAGPEHIFSILESALPDVHKLRKQYPDAVVLPGATALPAPSGRVRVHRPPVAKPMIALRLAQGLLHQMRPTDEAAHQRPQLNVPTQDARWFLLCKADGVTVTTADGRGVVYRQRDRAKAAELLRESLRRQAKLARKFDTMRRIYRDALPVLSSQQKWETVLFDRDAVDRGAADRRTDA
- a CDS encoding decaprenyl-phosphate phosphoribosyltransferase, with product MSTTKQAGPPSNVVTGVIKAMRPRQWVKNLLVLAAPLAALGVDKEYDYKQVFIRVGIAFVVFSLAASSIYLVNDARDVEADRAHPTKRYRPIAAGVVPEWLAYVIAAVLAVVALGVSYFVVNPNLALVIAIYLAMQLAYCFGLKHQAVLDICIVSSAYLIRAIAGGAAAGIPLSQWFLLVMAFGSLFMAAGKRYAELQLAERTGAKIRKSLESYTGSYLRFVWTLSATAVVLCYGLWAFERDAATGGAWYAVSMIPFTIAILRYAVDVDGGEAGEPEDIALGDRVLQILAVAWIGSVIAAIFLH
- the zomB gene encoding flagellar motor control protein ZomB; amino-acid sequence: MRRSSSTERAPAVTAAVSWPKFPYSASVRISLGCSVLVVSLLFAWGAWQRRWIADDGLIVLRTVRNLLAGNGPVFNAGERVEANTSTAWTYLMYLGGWVGGPVRLEYVALALALALSVAGVALAMLGAARLYAPSLVGRRALLLPAGAVVYIAVPPARDFATSGLENGLALTYIGVLWWMMVCWSQRLRTAGPGQGAPDGPVFLAAVSAVAGFSVLVRPELALLGGLALILLLLASPGWRRKLLVVVAGGLLPVGYQIFRMGYYGMLVPSPAVAKDASGAKWAQGALYLSNFANPYLLWIPAVLLLGLGAVLLVVRSRPWWVRHRAPAGSSRLTRTLQAPLVVVGLFVFAGLVQAVYWIRQGGDFMHGRVLLIPLFCMLVPLAVIPVVVPDGTKISREAGYLLAGATTVLWMSLLGWSLWAANSPGLGRDGTWVTHSGIVDERRFYSQATGHAHPLTAADYLNYPRMRAVLVAIANTPDGALLLPSGNYDQWDVVPAIPPPDAERTPDYIGPHTVFFTNMGMLGMNVGLDIRIIDQIGLINPIAMHTQRIEDGRIGHDKDLFPDWAVAEGPFLKEPPYLPTYLDENWVIEAQAALKCPATEAMLSAIRGPMGPRRFLSNVMHAADFTRYRIDRVPEVELARCGLPTPPLKGDKYTGLPATGP
- the glf gene encoding UDP-galactopyranose mutase; translation: MNDRFDLLVVGSGFFGLTIAERAATQLGKRVLVVERRPHIGGNAYSEPEPQTGIEIHRYGAHLFHTSNKRVWDYVNQFTDFTGYQHRVFAMHDGQAYQFPMGLGLVSQFFGRYFSPDEARALIAEQAAEIDTADATNLEEKAISLIGRPLYEAFVKGYTAKQWQTDPRELPAANITRLPVRYTFDNRYFNDIYEGLPVDGYTAWLENMAADERIDVRLDTDWFEVRDQLRAENPDAPVVYTGPLDRYFDYADGRLGWRTLDFEVEVLATGDFQGTPVMNYNDPDVPFTRIHEFRHFHPEREYPDDKTVIMREFSRFAADDDEPYYPINTEADRELLAAYRARAKAETATAGVLFGGRLGTYQYLDMHMAIASALSMFDNVLAPHLRDGTPLSPPDNEGASS
- a CDS encoding cutinase family protein; its protein translation is MARAKKSTKKSTGRKSAGKATPAQRRRRIVLALAAAAAVSIAVGLVLTLVWIQARKTPTGGQAGQQPGVVVTPPTTPGKKPRPEFQDASCPDVQMVVIPGTWESSPTDDTAHPGIQFPHALLLPMSRVIGDDFGADRVQVYTVPYTAQFHNPFAQDNQISYNASRDEGNRATKAALAAMAEKCPLTSYVLVGFSQGAVIAGDIAGDIGNGRGPVDEDLVLGVTLIADGRRQTGVGQHIGPDPAGQGAEITLAEVPFLSGMGLTMTGPRPGGFGKLDDRTNQICAPGDLICDAPVGAFNVTNLPETLNTLAGGAGQPVHAMYGTPDFWVLNGATATDWTQNWAKNLIDNAPHPKHG
- a CDS encoding phosphatase PAP2 family protein — its product is MALILVQAGLSGRPGVLPAARALSHFGEHALGWLGIGAVGVLVSRRHRRDWLAMIAGTFAAHAAAVVIKRIVRRQRPSHPAIAVNVGTPSQLSFPSAHATSTAAAAALMARATGSRLPWLLVPPMALSRMVAGVHYPSDVVAGALVGTAVAATTARVADRLAGDEA